From the Desulfohalovibrio reitneri genome, one window contains:
- a CDS encoding cytochrome B6, which produces MIRGKRNARLGLAAAVLAVSALLLGGPALSGAMQHEMTENERMGIPEGVDPIHKTYINVVTPEFEEIRAKDVKEKDKFMQRQQNLLERRYDLSDTPSDVMMSAGRKPVQQGVRVKLPDGVTWDELASMKPSEIKEKGLFPRGFLPLPHVKHETGGQVFPEDHIKAIKEMEHRDLERFDVEFDLPKHLIPEFPPPIYLQSRPDLGDVSQGKVLSIKNYHDIMDGILTPVQMEGLRLLLTPFPQQQFNQTDDRKSDEPSLGVSCLDCHTNGHTNAAFHLNPDIRPHIARLRLDTVSLRGMFAQQIHGSKRSLRSIEDFTEFEQRTAYFDGDQVTAQKKGVHLPDRTSQVALMAQMQNMFDFPPAPKLNVFGKLDEDKATEQELKGQKVFFEKGKCGDCHPAPYYMDQTMHDLKVERYHKEDMINGQFVHATGPIKTFTLRGIKDSPPYLHDGRLLTLEDTVEFFNLVTGVDLTKEEKAALVAFMRML; this is translated from the coding sequence ATGATACGAGGCAAGAGAAACGCTCGACTGGGCCTGGCCGCAGCCGTCCTGGCCGTGTCCGCCCTGCTGCTCGGCGGCCCCGCATTGTCCGGCGCCATGCAGCACGAGATGACCGAAAACGAGCGCATGGGCATCCCCGAAGGCGTGGACCCCATCCACAAGACCTACATCAACGTGGTCACCCCGGAGTTCGAGGAAATCCGGGCCAAGGACGTCAAGGAGAAGGACAAGTTTATGCAGCGCCAGCAAAATCTGCTCGAGCGCCGCTACGACCTCTCCGACACCCCCTCGGACGTGATGATGTCCGCCGGGCGCAAGCCCGTGCAGCAGGGGGTGCGAGTCAAGCTGCCGGACGGCGTTACCTGGGACGAGCTGGCCTCCATGAAGCCCTCGGAGATCAAGGAGAAGGGCCTCTTCCCCCGGGGGTTCCTGCCGCTGCCGCACGTCAAGCACGAAACCGGCGGCCAAGTCTTCCCCGAGGACCACATCAAGGCCATCAAGGAAATGGAGCACAGGGACCTTGAGCGGTTCGACGTGGAGTTCGACCTGCCCAAGCACCTCATCCCCGAGTTCCCGCCGCCCATCTACCTGCAATCCCGCCCCGACCTGGGCGACGTGTCCCAGGGCAAGGTGCTGTCCATCAAGAACTACCACGACATCATGGACGGCATCCTCACCCCGGTGCAGATGGAAGGGCTGCGCCTGCTGCTGACCCCATTCCCGCAGCAGCAGTTCAACCAGACGGACGATCGCAAGTCGGACGAACCCAGCCTGGGCGTGAGCTGCCTGGACTGCCACACCAATGGGCACACCAACGCCGCCTTCCACCTCAACCCGGACATCCGGCCGCACATCGCCCGGCTGCGCCTGGACACGGTCAGCCTGCGCGGCATGTTCGCCCAGCAAATCCACGGCTCCAAGCGGTCCCTGCGCTCCATCGAGGACTTCACCGAGTTCGAGCAGCGCACCGCCTACTTCGACGGCGACCAGGTCACCGCCCAGAAGAAGGGCGTGCACCTGCCCGACCGCACCAGCCAGGTGGCCCTCATGGCACAGATGCAGAACATGTTCGACTTCCCGCCCGCGCCCAAGCTGAACGTCTTCGGCAAGCTGGACGAGGACAAGGCCACCGAGCAGGAACTGAAGGGGCAAAAGGTCTTCTTCGAGAAGGGCAAGTGCGGCGACTGCCACCCCGCGCCCTACTACATGGACCAGACCATGCACGACCTCAAGGTGGAGCGTTACCACAAGGAGGACATGATCAACGGCCAGTTCGTGCACGCCACCGGTCCCATCAAGACCTTCACCCTGCGGGGCATCAAGGACTCCCCGCCGTACCTGCACGACGGCCGCCTCCTGACCCTGGAGGACACCGTGGAGTTCTTCAACCTGGTCACCGGAGTCGATCTGACCAAAGAGGAAAAGGCCGCACTGGTGGCCTTCATGCGGATGCTGTAG
- a CDS encoding transketolase, which yields MPDIARLQGMARLLRYWILTATTQAGSGHPTSSLSAVELMAGLLWGEKGGRRFFRFDPEERDHPANDRLIFSKGHASPLFYSLWAGAGQVDEDELMTYRHFGSRMEGHPTSSFPFTEAATGSLGQGLAVGLGMALDAKRVDGLPANVFVLLGDSEMAEGSQWEAMQLAAHYGLDNLVGVLDVNRLGQRGETMHGHDLAVYERKVGAFGWEAVVVEDGHDLEQVADAYARALEADRPAMLIARTVKGKGVAEAEDKNGWHGKALDQEACDRAVADLGEVDRDLRLELAPPEYRRPNRRSPGGIEPPEYGMGDKVPTRKAYGNALKRIFPAHPEMVVLDGEVSNSTKAAAFKEAHPERFFEMFIAEQAMAGAALGFAAKGKRPFASTFAAFWSRASDFIRMAQYSEPSMVFCGSHAGVSIGEDGPSQMGLEDMAFFRTLLGSAVLYPSDAMSCERLVEEAAGFEGMAYIRTTRGGTPVIYGPEETFPIGGCKVLRRTAADKAALVAAGVTLHEALDAAAELAEEGISVRVIDLYSVKPVDRDTLLETAGEVGAIITIEDHYAAGGLGEAVLSALAGHPCPVHSLAVTKKARSGPSREQLEHQGLSKDAIIRKVKEVA from the coding sequence ATGCCAGATATCGCCAGGCTGCAAGGCATGGCCCGACTGCTCAGATACTGGATTCTGACCGCCACCACGCAGGCGGGTTCGGGGCACCCCACCTCGTCCCTTTCCGCAGTGGAACTCATGGCCGGGCTGCTGTGGGGGGAGAAGGGCGGCCGCCGCTTCTTCCGCTTCGATCCCGAGGAGCGCGACCATCCGGCCAATGACAGGCTCATCTTTTCCAAGGGCCACGCCTCACCGCTTTTCTACTCCCTGTGGGCCGGGGCGGGGCAGGTGGATGAGGATGAACTCATGACCTACCGCCATTTCGGCAGCCGCATGGAGGGCCATCCAACGTCCTCATTCCCCTTCACCGAGGCGGCCACCGGCTCGCTTGGGCAGGGGCTGGCCGTGGGCCTGGGCATGGCCCTGGACGCCAAGCGGGTGGACGGACTGCCCGCCAATGTTTTCGTGTTGCTGGGCGACAGCGAGATGGCGGAGGGATCGCAGTGGGAGGCCATGCAGCTCGCGGCCCACTACGGGCTGGACAACCTTGTGGGTGTGCTGGACGTCAACCGGCTGGGCCAGCGCGGCGAGACCATGCACGGGCACGACCTGGCCGTGTATGAGCGCAAGGTCGGCGCCTTCGGCTGGGAGGCGGTCGTCGTGGAGGACGGCCACGACCTGGAGCAGGTGGCCGACGCCTACGCCCGCGCCCTGGAGGCCGACCGCCCGGCCATGCTCATCGCCCGCACTGTCAAGGGCAAGGGAGTGGCCGAGGCCGAGGACAAGAACGGCTGGCACGGCAAGGCCCTGGACCAGGAAGCCTGCGACCGGGCCGTGGCCGACCTGGGCGAGGTGGACCGGGACCTGCGGCTGGAGCTTGCTCCCCCCGAATACCGCCGCCCGAACCGCCGCTCTCCCGGCGGGATCGAGCCGCCCGAGTATGGGATGGGCGACAAGGTGCCCACCCGCAAGGCTTACGGCAACGCCCTCAAGCGCATTTTCCCCGCCCACCCGGAGATGGTGGTGCTGGACGGCGAGGTGAGTAACTCCACCAAGGCGGCCGCCTTCAAGGAAGCCCATCCGGAGCGCTTCTTCGAGATGTTCATCGCGGAGCAGGCCATGGCCGGGGCCGCCCTTGGTTTCGCCGCCAAGGGCAAGCGGCCCTTCGCCTCCACCTTCGCCGCCTTCTGGTCGCGGGCCAGCGATTTTATCCGCATGGCCCAGTATTCGGAGCCGTCCATGGTTTTCTGCGGCTCCCACGCCGGGGTGTCCATCGGCGAGGACGGGCCGTCCCAGATGGGGCTGGAGGACATGGCCTTCTTCCGAACTTTGCTTGGTTCTGCCGTGCTCTACCCCTCGGACGCCATGTCCTGCGAGCGGCTGGTGGAGGAGGCGGCCGGTTTTGAGGGCATGGCCTACATCCGCACCACGCGCGGCGGCACGCCGGTCATCTACGGACCGGAGGAAACTTTTCCCATAGGCGGCTGCAAGGTGCTGCGCCGCACCGCCGCGGACAAGGCCGCCCTGGTGGCCGCCGGGGTGACGCTGCACGAGGCCCTGGACGCGGCCGCCGAACTGGCGGAGGAGGGGATTTCCGTGCGGGTCATCGACCTGTACTCAGTCAAGCCCGTCGACCGGGACACCCTGCTGGAGACGGCCGGGGAGGTCGGGGCGATCATCACCATCGAGGACCATTACGCCGCCGGCGGGCTGGGCGAGGCGGTGCTCTCCGCCCTGGCCGGGCATCCCTGCCCGGTGCATTCGCTGGCGGTGACCAAAAAGGCGCGCAGCGGCCCCTCGCGGGAGCAGCTGGAGCACCAGGGGCTGTCCAAGGACGCCATCATCCGGAAAGTAAAGGAGGTCGCATGA
- a CDS encoding transaldolase family protein, translating to MRPEGLTTQIFVDGGDPEETRRVKDKLGFLDGQTTNPSFVAKNPEAKKRLEKGERFSEKELLAFYRDTIVKEIEKVIPGRSISIEVHADDSTPAERMLEQAREMATWTPNAQIKFPTTTTGIEAAVRALQEDIPVNMTLCFQQAQAAAVHSATRGAKKGDVFVSPFVGRLYDRGENGMDLIANIRRMYNKVDSHVLLLAASLRDLDQLLQSILLGADIATCKPETLMQWADEGMHMPPQDFSVAYEGAKAIPYQHLDPEKDWRSFDLSHPKLDEGLEKFSADWTKLLK from the coding sequence ATGAGGCCGGAAGGACTGACAACGCAGATATTCGTGGACGGAGGCGACCCGGAGGAGACCCGCCGGGTGAAGGACAAACTGGGCTTTCTGGACGGCCAGACCACCAACCCCAGTTTCGTGGCCAAGAACCCGGAGGCCAAAAAGCGGCTGGAGAAAGGCGAGCGGTTCAGCGAGAAGGAACTGCTGGCCTTCTACCGCGACACCATCGTCAAGGAAATCGAGAAGGTCATCCCCGGCCGCTCCATCTCCATCGAGGTGCACGCCGACGACTCCACCCCGGCCGAGCGCATGCTGGAGCAGGCCAGGGAGATGGCCACCTGGACGCCCAACGCCCAAATCAAGTTCCCCACCACCACCACGGGCATCGAGGCGGCCGTGCGGGCGCTGCAGGAGGACATCCCCGTGAACATGACCCTGTGCTTCCAGCAGGCCCAGGCCGCCGCGGTGCATTCCGCCACGCGCGGGGCCAAGAAGGGGGACGTGTTCGTCTCGCCCTTTGTGGGGCGGCTGTACGACCGGGGCGAGAACGGCATGGACCTCATCGCCAACATCCGCCGCATGTACAACAAGGTGGACAGCCACGTGCTGCTGCTGGCCGCCAGCCTGCGCGACCTGGACCAGCTGCTGCAGTCCATCCTGCTGGGCGCGGATATCGCCACCTGCAAGCCGGAGACGCTCATGCAGTGGGCGGACGAAGGCATGCACATGCCTCCCCAGGATTTTTCCGTGGCCTATGAGGGGGCCAAGGCCATCCCCTACCAACACCTGGACCCGGAAAAGGACTGGCGGAGCTTCGACCTGAGCCACCCCAAGCTGGACGAAGGGCTGGAGAAGTTCAGCGCCGACTGGACCAAGCTGCTGAAATAG
- a CDS encoding ferredoxin reductase family protein, translated as MTRGTALILVYILLAVLPATLAVFLVEQPYPIFLRELAKMLALTGAAILMLQPVLAARFHFIERPFGLDMVLRFHRNMAVLALAMLLAHPVLIALSGAGWRLLYSLDLPWYIWTGKIALALLVLNGLASLLFSRLPLSWENWRLVHDLLGPAILLLVVLHAPILGADFNETPQQAVAWLVFLTAAGVFVWHRFVRPSRLRSRPWSVTSVTEETPDVYTVEVSPPNGDAPQPHDPGQFQFVTFLRDRGLPREEHHWTISSSPERPNARACTIKKSGDFTATIDQIRIGDKAMVHGPFGRFSHVHHQGEKLAFVAGGIGITPLMSMLRAMRDRGERRDVVLLYANKTLHDAVFAEELAAMAGDGQQPSLELVHVLSRPDKGWDGESGRIDADMLRRRVTDHAERRWFLCGPKGMVDAFVPALRAMGVPDSNMHREIFTFLD; from the coding sequence ATGACCCGAGGGACGGCTCTCATTCTCGTCTACATCCTTCTGGCTGTTCTGCCCGCCACCCTGGCCGTCTTTCTGGTGGAGCAGCCCTATCCCATCTTCCTGCGGGAGCTCGCCAAGATGCTGGCCCTGACCGGGGCGGCCATCCTCATGCTGCAACCCGTGCTGGCGGCCCGATTCCACTTTATCGAGCGGCCCTTCGGCCTGGACATGGTGCTGCGTTTCCACCGCAACATGGCCGTTCTGGCGCTGGCCATGCTGCTGGCGCATCCGGTGCTCATCGCCCTCAGCGGGGCTGGCTGGCGGCTGCTCTATTCCCTGGACCTGCCCTGGTACATCTGGACCGGCAAGATCGCGCTGGCCCTCCTGGTCCTCAACGGCTTGGCCAGCCTGCTTTTTTCCCGGCTGCCCCTGTCCTGGGAGAACTGGCGGCTTGTCCACGATCTTCTGGGCCCGGCCATCCTGCTGCTCGTCGTGCTGCACGCCCCCATCCTGGGCGCGGATTTCAACGAAACGCCCCAACAGGCCGTTGCCTGGCTCGTTTTCCTGACCGCGGCCGGGGTGTTCGTTTGGCACCGGTTCGTCCGGCCTTCCAGGCTGCGGTCCAGGCCGTGGAGCGTGACCTCGGTCACCGAGGAGACGCCGGACGTCTACACCGTGGAAGTATCCCCGCCCAATGGGGATGCTCCCCAGCCCCACGATCCCGGCCAGTTCCAGTTCGTCACCTTCCTGCGCGACCGTGGGCTGCCGCGCGAGGAACACCACTGGACAATCTCCTCCTCCCCGGAACGCCCCAACGCCCGCGCCTGCACCATCAAGAAGTCCGGGGACTTCACCGCCACCATCGACCAGATCCGCATCGGCGACAAGGCCATGGTGCACGGCCCCTTCGGCCGTTTCTCCCACGTCCATCACCAGGGGGAGAAGCTGGCCTTCGTGGCGGGCGGCATCGGCATCACGCCGCTGATGTCCATGCTGCGGGCCATGCGCGACCGGGGGGAGCGGCGGGACGTGGTGCTGCTCTACGCCAACAAGACCCTGCATGACGCGGTGTTCGCCGAGGAACTGGCGGCCATGGCCGGGGATGGACAGCAGCCCAGCCTGGAGTTGGTTCATGTCCTCTCCCGTCCCGACAAGGGGTGGGATGGTGAAAGCGGCCGCATCGATGCCGACATGCTCCGGCGGCGGGTGACTGACCATGCCGAGCGGCGCTGGTTCCTGTGCGGCCCCAAGGGGATGGTGGACGCGTTCGTTCCCGCGTTGCGCGCCATGGGCGTGCCGGATAGCAACATGCATCGAGAAATATTCACCTTCCTGGACTGA
- a CDS encoding cytochrome P460 family protein — MKITPTRLTALTALFLAIPLLMGMFHGDHDKDLMRELEQGRAYTAWELWPGTEKMYEGQHPHGAYLTTYVNDTAMQAIKRMDVPLPAGSIIVKENYNKDKKLMAVTAMEKMDGFAPDSGDWYYIKYTSDGEIQASGDVESCRTCHAQASHHDYLFSFGKMDMKEMSHDQMEHMKDKGEEMREDMMEVNGLEE; from the coding sequence ATGAAAATCACCCCAACCCGCCTGACCGCGTTGACGGCGCTGTTTCTGGCGATCCCCCTGCTCATGGGCATGTTCCACGGCGACCATGATAAAGACCTCATGCGCGAACTGGAACAGGGACGGGCCTACACCGCCTGGGAACTGTGGCCGGGAACCGAAAAGATGTACGAGGGGCAGCATCCGCACGGCGCGTATCTGACCACCTACGTCAACGACACCGCCATGCAGGCCATCAAGCGCATGGACGTCCCGCTGCCCGCAGGCTCCATCATCGTCAAGGAGAACTACAACAAGGACAAGAAGCTCATGGCTGTGACCGCCATGGAGAAGATGGACGGCTTCGCCCCGGACTCCGGCGACTGGTATTACATCAAGTACACCTCGGACGGGGAAATCCAGGCCTCCGGCGACGTGGAGTCCTGCCGCACCTGCCACGCCCAGGCCTCGCACCACGACTACCTTTTCTCCTTCGGCAAGATGGACATGAAAGAAATGAGTCACGACCAAATGGAGCACATGAAGGACAAGGGCGAAGAGATGCGGGAGGACATGATGGAGGTCAACGGCTTGGAGGAGTAG
- a CDS encoding AMP-binding protein, giving the protein MSRDFETLPELVRALGEARERDMLVWFDRDGKNALSCAKGLQRAEKLARGLAARGMGPGDRLALFADNAPETVLLVLAATLCGAVAMPVDPQLSGDTLVHVLRDGAPSLILANKDQAARVADLDPAPEAETLRTDTGGEGSWAELERDGEAERDLPRVSPGDTAALFYTSGTTGPPKGVPLTHANLAYQQRALIRAQLVRPGLRMLLPLPLHHVYPFVVGVFTPLALGLPVILPGGLTGQEVVRAVREGGANIIIGVPRLYQALLSGLDSRLAAMPFPVGWLLRGAWSLSTRVRRAGGPRLGKALLYPLHRRIGPGVSIAASGGAPLEEETAWRLEGLGWKVVVGYGLTETSPILTVIPPGAGRFRTVGRPLEETSLRIGRAPDAPKGAGEVQAKGPGVFSGYRNLPDKTREAFTGDGWYRTGDLGRLEDGWLSLAGRASTLLVTPGGENVQPETVEAALDRHRLIKESGVLEHEGAIKALLVADAPAIRQGGDPDLEKIARSSAQEAARDLPSHHRPTEYRVTTRPLERTRLGKIRRHKLEERFEEAGREDAGADLTPMDPADMDPADRELLEDGRARAAWDLLAERFPKRGLRPDSDLAGELGLDSLAWLDLSLELSQRTGTSLDEDAIARLETVRDLLREVASAKGGGRGADPVREPLEYLTEEELAWIQPANGLQRGFHRAGRGLLRAAFTAYFRLEVKGLENLPTDSGPLVIASNHLSYLDAFVLDAALPFSLLRRTHFAGWTGAAFANPVFGFVSRAGQTFPVDPARRPGVSLALGAGVLARGRALVWFPEGIRSRDGSLQPFQPGLGRILAAQPARVVPARIHGTHQAMPPGSALIRPAKVSLRLGPALESSHLADEGEGNDEAERILHGLRARMEAAG; this is encoded by the coding sequence GTGAGCCGTGATTTCGAGACGCTGCCGGAGCTTGTGCGCGCCCTGGGCGAGGCCAGGGAGCGGGACATGCTGGTCTGGTTCGACCGGGACGGCAAGAACGCCCTGTCCTGCGCCAAGGGCCTCCAACGGGCCGAGAAGCTGGCCCGGGGACTGGCCGCGCGGGGAATGGGGCCCGGCGACAGGCTGGCCCTGTTCGCGGACAACGCGCCCGAGACGGTGCTGCTGGTCCTGGCGGCCACGCTGTGCGGGGCGGTGGCCATGCCCGTGGACCCGCAGCTTTCCGGCGACACCCTGGTCCACGTGCTGCGCGACGGAGCGCCCTCCCTCATCCTGGCCAACAAGGACCAGGCCGCCCGCGTGGCCGACCTGGACCCCGCGCCGGAGGCGGAAACGCTGCGCACGGACACCGGCGGCGAGGGCTCCTGGGCCGAGCTTGAGCGGGACGGCGAGGCGGAGCGCGACCTGCCCCGCGTCTCGCCCGGGGACACGGCCGCCCTCTTCTACACTTCCGGCACCACCGGCCCGCCCAAAGGGGTGCCGCTGACCCACGCCAACCTCGCCTACCAGCAGCGCGCCCTCATCCGGGCCCAGCTTGTGCGGCCCGGCCTGCGCATGCTGCTGCCCCTGCCCCTGCACCACGTCTATCCTTTCGTGGTGGGGGTGTTCACCCCGCTGGCCCTGGGGCTACCGGTCATCCTGCCCGGCGGGCTGACCGGGCAGGAGGTGGTGCGGGCCGTGCGCGAGGGCGGGGCCAACATCATCATCGGCGTGCCCCGGCTCTACCAGGCCCTGCTCTCCGGGCTGGACTCCCGGCTGGCGGCCATGCCCTTTCCCGTGGGCTGGCTGCTGCGCGGGGCGTGGTCCCTCTCCACCCGCGTGCGCCGGGCTGGCGGCCCGCGCCTGGGCAAGGCCCTGCTCTACCCCCTGCACCGGCGCATCGGCCCCGGCGTTTCCATCGCCGCCTCGGGCGGCGCGCCGCTGGAGGAGGAAACCGCCTGGCGGCTGGAGGGGCTGGGCTGGAAGGTGGTGGTGGGCTACGGCCTGACCGAGACCTCGCCCATCCTGACCGTCATCCCGCCGGGCGCGGGGCGCTTCCGCACCGTGGGCCGCCCCCTGGAGGAAACCTCCCTGCGCATCGGCCGCGCGCCGGACGCCCCGAAGGGCGCTGGCGAGGTGCAGGCCAAAGGGCCGGGGGTGTTCTCCGGGTACCGCAACCTGCCGGACAAAACGCGCGAGGCGTTCACCGGGGACGGCTGGTACCGCACCGGCGACCTGGGACGCCTGGAGGACGGCTGGCTGTCGCTTGCCGGTCGGGCCTCCACCCTGCTGGTCACGCCGGGCGGGGAGAACGTGCAGCCGGAGACGGTGGAGGCCGCTTTGGACCGTCACCGCCTCATCAAGGAATCAGGCGTCCTGGAGCACGAAGGGGCCATCAAGGCGCTGCTGGTGGCGGACGCGCCCGCCATCCGCCAGGGCGGCGACCCCGACCTGGAGAAGATCGCCCGCAGTTCGGCCCAGGAAGCCGCCCGCGACCTGCCCTCCCACCACCGGCCCACGGAGTACCGCGTCACCACCCGCCCCCTGGAGCGCACCCGGCTGGGCAAGATACGGCGGCACAAGCTGGAAGAACGGTTCGAGGAGGCCGGGCGGGAGGACGCCGGGGCCGATCTGACGCCCATGGACCCCGCGGACATGGACCCGGCCGACAGAGAATTGCTGGAGGACGGCCGCGCCAGGGCCGCCTGGGACCTGCTGGCCGAACGATTCCCCAAGCGCGGCCTGCGCCCTGACTCCGACCTGGCCGGGGAACTGGGGCTGGACTCCCTGGCCTGGCTGGACCTGTCCCTGGAATTGTCCCAGCGCACCGGAACCAGCCTGGACGAGGACGCCATCGCCCGGCTCGAGACCGTGCGCGACCTGTTGCGCGAAGTGGCCTCCGCCAAAGGCGGGGGACGCGGCGCGGACCCGGTGCGGGAGCCGCTTGAGTACCTCACGGAGGAAGAACTGGCCTGGATACAGCCAGCCAACGGATTGCAGCGGGGATTCCACCGCGCCGGGCGCGGCCTGCTGCGGGCGGCCTTCACGGCCTATTTCCGGCTGGAGGTCAAAGGGCTGGAGAACCTGCCCACGGATTCGGGGCCGCTGGTCATCGCCTCCAACCACCTCAGCTACCTTGACGCCTTCGTGCTGGACGCCGCCCTGCCATTTTCCCTACTGCGGCGGACCCACTTCGCTGGCTGGACCGGGGCGGCCTTCGCCAATCCGGTATTCGGCTTCGTTTCCCGGGCCGGGCAGACCTTTCCCGTGGACCCGGCACGCCGCCCCGGCGTCAGCCTGGCATTGGGCGCGGGTGTGCTGGCCCGGGGCCGCGCCCTGGTCTGGTTCCCCGAGGGCATCCGCTCGCGCGACGGCAGCCTGCAGCCCTTCCAGCCCGGACTGGGCCGCATCCTGGCCGCCCAGCCCGCCCGGGTGGTCCCGGCACGCATCCACGGCACGCACCAGGCCATGCCGCCCGGCTCGGCGCTCATCCGGCCCGCCAAGGTCAGCCTGCGCCTGGGCCCGGCCTTGGAATCCAGCCACCTGGCCGATGAAGGCGAAGGAAACGACGAGGCTGAGCGAATTCTGCACGGGTTGCGAGCCAGGATGGAAGCGGCTGGCTGA
- a CDS encoding NAD-dependent epimerase/dehydratase family protein has translation MEYGPYFQGKRVLVTGGAGFIGSNLARRLAGLGAYVTLVDSLIPEYGGNLANIEDLGEMVRLNIADVRDEHAMEYLVQGQDYLFNLAGQTSHLDSMTDPFTDLDINCRAQLAILEACRRANPSVRLVFASTRQIYGRPDYLPVDEKHLLRPTDVNGVNKMAGEWYHILYNNVYDIPACALRLTNTFGPGMRVKDARQTFVGIWIRLALEGKPFEVWGGEQLRDFTYVDDCVEAMLLCAVRDEARGQVYNLGGQPVVSLRELADMLAELSGAEYAIKEFPPERKRIDIGDYYSSFERIRDELGWEPRVDLKEGLSRTLDYYRERLDKYL, from the coding sequence ATGGAATACGGGCCTTATTTCCAGGGCAAGCGGGTGCTGGTCACCGGCGGCGCGGGGTTCATTGGCTCCAACCTGGCCAGGCGGCTGGCCGGGCTGGGTGCGTACGTCACCCTGGTGGACAGCCTCATTCCGGAGTACGGCGGCAACCTGGCCAACATCGAGGATCTGGGCGAGATGGTGCGGCTGAACATCGCCGACGTTCGCGACGAGCACGCCATGGAGTACCTGGTGCAGGGGCAGGACTACCTCTTCAACCTGGCCGGGCAGACCTCCCACCTGGACTCCATGACCGACCCCTTCACCGACCTCGACATCAACTGCCGCGCCCAGCTGGCCATCCTGGAGGCCTGCCGCCGGGCCAATCCCTCGGTGCGGCTGGTCTTCGCCTCCACCAGGCAGATATACGGCCGCCCGGACTACCTGCCGGTGGACGAAAAGCACCTCCTGCGCCCAACGGACGTCAACGGCGTGAACAAGATGGCCGGGGAATGGTACCACATCCTCTACAATAACGTGTACGACATCCCGGCCTGCGCCTTGCGGCTGACCAACACCTTCGGCCCCGGCATGCGGGTCAAGGACGCCCGGCAGACCTTCGTGGGCATCTGGATCCGCCTGGCCCTGGAGGGCAAGCCCTTCGAGGTGTGGGGCGGGGAGCAGTTGCGCGACTTCACCTACGTGGACGACTGCGTGGAGGCCATGCTGCTGTGCGCCGTGCGCGACGAGGCGCGGGGACAGGTCTACAACCTGGGCGGGCAGCCCGTGGTCAGCCTGCGGGAGCTGGCGGACATGCTGGCGGAGCTTTCCGGTGCGGAGTACGCCATCAAGGAGTTTCCGCCCGAGCGCAAGCGCATCGACATCGGCGACTACTACTCCAGCTTCGAGAGGATTCGCGACGAGCTTGGCTGGGAGCCCAGGGTGGACCTCAAGGAAGGCCTCTCCCGCACCCTGGACTACTACCGCGAACGGCTGGACAAGTACCTCTAG